In one Magallana gigas chromosome 9, xbMagGiga1.1, whole genome shotgun sequence genomic region, the following are encoded:
- the LOC105337636 gene encoding unconventional myosin-VI isoform X3: protein MDGGKKVWVPHATDGFKLGRIVDIGSDSIAIEPFDAPGTTINAIYDRTFPAEEYDNKDVEDNCALMFLNEATLLNNLRIRYMKNQIYTYTANILIAINPYYEIPDLYTSNTIKKYKGKSLGTLPPHVYAIADKAFRDMKVNKMSQSIIVSGESGAGKTESTKYILKYLTESWGAHINQLEQRILESNPLLEAFGNAKTVRNNNSSRFGKFIEIHFDNKAANQQNSVAGGFISHYLLEKSRVIVQSRDERNYHIFYRLCAGAPEELRKQLKLASPDQFHYLNRGCTQYFCTRENDKKLGQDRKSQMYLKQGSLHDPVLDDVRDFQVCDSAMAHLGISNEDRHSIYTLVASVLHLGNITFEENTDDTKGGCKVSPSTETSLDTASSLLGLPKEELRESLVSRIMQTARGGSKGTAIKVPLKAGEASSARDALSKSIYSRLFDYIVACVNKAIPFSSTVSYIGLLDIAGFEYFQVNSFEQFCINYCNEKLQQFFNERILKEEQVLYEREGLNVKKITWTDNQDCIELIEMKANGIFDLLDEESKLPTPKPEHFTMEVHNRNKSHFRLSLPRKSKLKMHRDVRDDEGFLIRHFAGAVCYHTTLFIEKNNDALHASLEFLIQDSSNKMLKTMFEGIQVSSGKLNFISVGSKFRSQLQTLMEKLKSTGTNFIRCIKPNLKMVDHLFEGGQILSQLECSGMGSVLELMQQGFPSRTQFSDLYNMYKKYMPADIARLDPRLFCKALFKALGLNENEFKFGLTKVFFRPGKFAEFDQIMKSDPENLAMLVKKVKRWLLCSRWKKAQWGALSVIKLKNKILWRRGQIITLQKTVRMWRDVRRFKPKYEMIVQVKQSQGQLSRMEEIISQLKKEKETATKQAKLIEKALQDFIHKIRTTNMSADEMQRTMNHLLSQMDQTFQDLRKKLEQEKTKAEQERLRKIQEEMEREKKRKEEEERRKKQEEEDRKLKAEMEAKRKKEEEERKKREEEEKKQKALISAQLEKEKEDNRRRQEILEQERRDRELALRLASEDQNEVEDVVVPPLQRSEEVRATRAAALQKKYDLSKWKYAELRDAINTSCDIELLDACREEFHRRLKVYHSWKQKNKKKSDERGEERAPESVLTNASESRLAPKQGAPTTDNQQRFFRIPFARPSDEFRDDPTHKKHGQWYAHFDGQYIARQMELYPDKNPLLLVAGVHDLQMCELSLDETGLTRKKGAEILGKDFEAEWNKYGGRELLKSCGNRMSSTFLQKRLGVVRK from the exons ATGGATGGGGGTAAGAAGGTTTGGGTCCCGCACGCCACCGATGGCTTCAAGCTGGGGCGCATTGTGGACATCGGGAGTGACAGCATCGCTATAGAACCGTTCGACGCCCCGGGGACT ACCATTAATGCCATCTATGATCGGACATTTCCTGCAGAGGAATATGACAACAAAGATGTCGAGGACAACT GTGCTCTTATGTTTCTGAATGAGGCCACATTACTGAATAACCTGAGGATACGGTACATGAAAAACCAAATCTAT ACGTACACTGCCAACATTCTGATTGCTATTAACCCTTACTATGAGATCCCCGACCTCTATACGTCCAACACCATCAAGAAATACAAGGGGAAATCACTTGGCACGCTCCCTCCTCACGTCTATGCTATAG CTGACAAGGCGTTCCGTGACATGAAGGTCAACAAGATGAGTCAGTCCATCATCGTGTCCGGAGAATCCGGGGCCGGAAAAACCGAGTCCACCAAGTATATCCTGAAGTATCTGACTGAGTCCTGGGGCGCTCACATCAACCAGCTCGAGCAGAGGATACTCGAGT CAAATCCACTGTTGGAGGCCTTTGGGAATGCCAAAACTGTCAGGAACAACAACAGTAGTCGATTCggaaaattcattgaaattcaTTTTGATAACAAG GCTGCGAATCAGCAA AATTCCGTGGCTGGAGGATTTATCTCCCATTACCTGCTGGAGAAGTCGCGAGTCATCGTTCAGAGTCGAGACGAGCGTAACTATCACATATTCTACCGGCTGTGTGCCGGGGCGCCCGAGGAACTACGCAAACAACTGAAATTAGCCTCACCCGATCAATTCCAT TATTTAAACAGAGGCTGTACACAGTACTTCTGTACTCGAGAAAACGACAAGAAACTCGGACAAGACAGAAAAAGTCAGATG TACCTGAAGCAGGGTAGCCTCCACGACCCGGTGCTAGACGATGTCCGAGACTTCCAGGTGTGTGACAGTGCCATGGCTCACCTGGGCATCTCTAACGAGGACAGGCACTCCATCTACACCCTGGTGGCCTCCGTCCTACACCTGGGCAACATCACCTTCGAGGAAAACACAGATGACACAAAAG GTGGTTGTAAGGTGTCCCCCTCCACAGAGACCTCCCTGGACACTGCCTCCTCGCTGCTGGGTCTGCCGAAGGAGGAACTCAGAGAGAGTCTGGTCTCGAGGATCATGCAGACTGCACGGGGTGGATCCAAAGGAACGGCCATCAA GGTACCTCTGAAGGCGGGTGAAGCGTCCAGCGCTAGAGACGCCCTGTCCAAGTCTATTTACAGTCGGCTGTTTGATTACATCGTGGCCTGTGTCAACAAAGCCATTCCTTTCTCCTCCACTGTCAGCTATATAGGTCTACTGGACATTGCTGGCTTTG aatatttcCAAGTGAACAGTTTTGAGCAGTTTTGTATCAACTACTGTAATGAAAAACTACAGCAGTTTTTCAATGAGAGGATTCTCAAGGAG GAACAAGTTCTGTACGAGAGAGAAGGactaaatgtaaagaaaatcactTGGACTGATAACCAGGATTGTATAG AACTGATTGAGATGAAGGCCAATGGAATCTTTGACCTCCTGGATGAGGAGAGTAAACTGCCCACCCCCAAACCCGAGCACTTCACCATGGAGGTTCACAACCGCAACAAATCTCACTTCAGACTCAGT TTGCCCAGAAAATCGAAGTTAAAAATGCACCGTGACGTGCGCGATGACGAGGGCTTCCTGATTCGTCACTTTGCGGGGGCAGTCTGTTACCACACC ACTTTGTTCATAGAGAAGAATAACGATGCTCTCCACGCGTCGCTGGAGTTCCTGATACAGGACAGCTCCAACAAGATGCTGAAGACCATGTTTGAAGGGATCCAGGTCTCCTCCGGAAAACTCAACTTCATCAGCGTCGGCAGCAAGTTCCGCTCCCAGCTGCAAACCCTGATGGAGAAACTCAAGAGCACG GGAACAAATTTCATCAGGTGTATCAAGCCCAACTTGAAGATGGTGGATCACCTGTTTGAGGGGGGACAGATTCTTAGTCAGCTCGAGTGTTCAG GTATGGGCTCCGTGCTGGAGCTGATGCAGCAGGGGTTCCCGTCCCGTACCCAGTTCTCGGACCTCTACAACATGTACAAGAAGTATATGCCGGCCGATATAGCTCGTCTGGACCCCAGGCTCTTCTGTAAA GCTCTTTTTAAAGCTTTGGGATTAAATGAAAATGAGTTCAAGTTCGGTCTGACCAAGGTCTTTTTCCGTCCCGGAAAGTTTGCCGAGTTTGACCAAATTATGAAAAGCGACCCTGAGAATCTGGCGATGCTGGTTAAGAAAGTGAAGCGATGGCTGCTGTGTTCTCGCTGGAAAAAAGCGCAGTGGGGAGCCCTGTCCGTTATCAAAT TAAAGAACAAGATCCTGTGGAGGAGAGGCCAGATCATCACGCTTCAGAAGACGGTCCGCATGTGGAGGGATGTCAGGAGGTTCAAACCTAA GTATGAGATGATAGTCCAGGTGAAACAGTCCCAGGGACAGCTATCTCGCATGGAAGAGATCATCAGTCAGCTGAAGAAGGAAAAAGAAACTGCCACAAAACAGGCCAAGCTGATCGAGAAAGCTCTACAAGACTTCATTCACAAGATCAGA ACAACGAACATGTCGGCGGACGAGATGCAGAGGACTATGAACCACCTGCTGAGTCAGATGGACCAGACGTTCCAAGATCTGAGGAAGAAACTGGAGCAGGAGAAGACCAAGGCAGAGCAGGAGCGCCTCAGGAAGATACAG GAAGAGATGGAGAGAGAAAAGAAGCGCAAGGAAGAAGAGGAGAGAAGGAAGAAACAGGAAGAGGAAGACAGGAAACT GAAAGCAGAGATGGAAGCAAAACGAAAGAAGGAAGAGgaggaaagaaagaaaagggaagaagaagaaaagaaacaGAAG GCACTTATATCAGCACAGCTGGAGAAAGAGAAGGAGGATAACAGGCGAAG acAGGAGATCTTGGAGCAAGAGCGACGTGATCGTGAGTTGGCGCTGCGTCTTGCGTCAGAAGATCAGAACGAGGTTGAGGATGTGGTCGTCCCACCGCTACAGAG atCTGAGGAGGTTCGAGCCACACGGGCCGCTGCTCTCCAGAAGAAATATGATCTCTCCAAGTGGAAGTATGCTGAGCTGAGAGATGCTATAAACACATCTTGTG ACATTGAGCTGTTGGATGCATGTAGAGAGGAATTCCATCGAAGACTAAAGGTGTACCATTCCTGGAAACAAAAGAACAAGAAGAAGTCTGATGAGAGAGGAGAAGAAAGGGCCCCAGAGAGTGTTCTAACTAATG CATCTGAGTCGCGTCTGGCCCCCAAACAAGGTGCTCCCACCACAGACAACCAGCAGAGGTTTTTCCGAATTCCGTTTGCCCGCCCCTCAGACGAGTTCCGTGATGACCCAACCCACAAGAAGCATGGTCAGTGGTACGCCCACTTTGACGGTCAGTACATCGCCCGTCAGATGGAGCTGTACCCAGACAAGAATCCACTGCTGTTAGTCGCAG GTGTCCATGATCTACAAATGTGTGAGTTGAGTTTGGATGAGACAGGACTCACTCGTAAGAAGGGAGCTGAAATCCTGGGCAAAGATTTTGAGGCCGAGTGGAACAAATACGGCGGGCGAGAACTCCTGAAAAGCTGTGGAAACCGCATGTCCTCGACTTTCCTCCAAAAACGTCTTGGAGTTGTTAGGAAGTGA
- the LOC105337636 gene encoding unconventional myosin-VI isoform X1 → MDGGKKVWVPHATDGFKLGRIVDIGSDSIAIEPFDAPGTTINAIYDRTFPAEEYDNKDVEDNCALMFLNEATLLNNLRIRYMKNQIYTYTANILIAINPYYEIPDLYTSNTIKKYKGKSLGTLPPHVYAIADKAFRDMKVNKMSQSIIVSGESGAGKTESTKYILKYLTESWGAHINQLEQRILESNPLLEAFGNAKTVRNNNSSRFGKFIEIHFDNKAANQQNSVAGGFISHYLLEKSRVIVQSRDERNYHIFYRLCAGAPEELRKQLKLASPDQFHYLNRGCTQYFCTRENDKKLGQDRKSQMYLKQGSLHDPVLDDVRDFQVCDSAMAHLGISNEDRHSIYTLVASVLHLGNITFEENTDDTKGGCKVSPSTETSLDTASSLLGLPKEELRESLVSRIMQTARGGSKGTAIKVPLKAGEASSARDALSKSIYSRLFDYIVACVNKAIPFSSTVSYIGLLDIAGFEYFQVNSFEQFCINYCNEKLQQFFNERILKEEQVLYEREGLNVKKITWTDNQDCIELIEMKANGIFDLLDEESKLPTPKPEHFTMEVHNRNKSHFRLSLPRKSKLKMHRDVRDDEGFLIRHFAGAVCYHTTLFIEKNNDALHASLEFLIQDSSNKMLKTMFEGIQVSSGKLNFISVGSKFRSQLQTLMEKLKSTGTNFIRCIKPNLKMVDHLFEGGQILSQLECSGMGSVLELMQQGFPSRTQFSDLYNMYKKYMPADIARLDPRLFCKALFKALGLNENEFKFGLTKVFFRPGKFAEFDQIMKSDPENLAMLVKKVKRWLLCSRWKKAQWGALSVIKLKNKILWRRGQIITLQKTVRMWRDVRRFKPKYEMIVQVKQSQGQLSRMEEIISQLKKEKETATKQAKLIEKALQDFIHKIRTTNMSADEMQRTMNHLLSQMDQTFQDLRKKLEQEKTKAEQERLRKIQEEMEREKKRKEEEERRKKQEEEDRKLKAEMEAKRKKEEEERKKREEEEKKQKALISAQLEKEKEDNRRRQEILEQERRDRELALRLASEDQNEVEDVVVPPLQSTGDSKKSEEVRATRAAALQKKYDLSKWKYAELRDAINTSCDIELLDACREEFHRRLKVYHSWKQKNKKKSDERGEERAPESVLTNASESRLAPKQGAPTTDNQQRFFRIPFARPSDEFRDDPTHKKHGQWYAHFDGQYIARQMELYPDKNPLLLVAGVHDLQMCELSLDETGLTRKKGAEILGKDFEAEWNKYGGRELLKSCGNRMSSTFLQKRLGVVRK, encoded by the exons ATGGATGGGGGTAAGAAGGTTTGGGTCCCGCACGCCACCGATGGCTTCAAGCTGGGGCGCATTGTGGACATCGGGAGTGACAGCATCGCTATAGAACCGTTCGACGCCCCGGGGACT ACCATTAATGCCATCTATGATCGGACATTTCCTGCAGAGGAATATGACAACAAAGATGTCGAGGACAACT GTGCTCTTATGTTTCTGAATGAGGCCACATTACTGAATAACCTGAGGATACGGTACATGAAAAACCAAATCTAT ACGTACACTGCCAACATTCTGATTGCTATTAACCCTTACTATGAGATCCCCGACCTCTATACGTCCAACACCATCAAGAAATACAAGGGGAAATCACTTGGCACGCTCCCTCCTCACGTCTATGCTATAG CTGACAAGGCGTTCCGTGACATGAAGGTCAACAAGATGAGTCAGTCCATCATCGTGTCCGGAGAATCCGGGGCCGGAAAAACCGAGTCCACCAAGTATATCCTGAAGTATCTGACTGAGTCCTGGGGCGCTCACATCAACCAGCTCGAGCAGAGGATACTCGAGT CAAATCCACTGTTGGAGGCCTTTGGGAATGCCAAAACTGTCAGGAACAACAACAGTAGTCGATTCggaaaattcattgaaattcaTTTTGATAACAAG GCTGCGAATCAGCAA AATTCCGTGGCTGGAGGATTTATCTCCCATTACCTGCTGGAGAAGTCGCGAGTCATCGTTCAGAGTCGAGACGAGCGTAACTATCACATATTCTACCGGCTGTGTGCCGGGGCGCCCGAGGAACTACGCAAACAACTGAAATTAGCCTCACCCGATCAATTCCAT TATTTAAACAGAGGCTGTACACAGTACTTCTGTACTCGAGAAAACGACAAGAAACTCGGACAAGACAGAAAAAGTCAGATG TACCTGAAGCAGGGTAGCCTCCACGACCCGGTGCTAGACGATGTCCGAGACTTCCAGGTGTGTGACAGTGCCATGGCTCACCTGGGCATCTCTAACGAGGACAGGCACTCCATCTACACCCTGGTGGCCTCCGTCCTACACCTGGGCAACATCACCTTCGAGGAAAACACAGATGACACAAAAG GTGGTTGTAAGGTGTCCCCCTCCACAGAGACCTCCCTGGACACTGCCTCCTCGCTGCTGGGTCTGCCGAAGGAGGAACTCAGAGAGAGTCTGGTCTCGAGGATCATGCAGACTGCACGGGGTGGATCCAAAGGAACGGCCATCAA GGTACCTCTGAAGGCGGGTGAAGCGTCCAGCGCTAGAGACGCCCTGTCCAAGTCTATTTACAGTCGGCTGTTTGATTACATCGTGGCCTGTGTCAACAAAGCCATTCCTTTCTCCTCCACTGTCAGCTATATAGGTCTACTGGACATTGCTGGCTTTG aatatttcCAAGTGAACAGTTTTGAGCAGTTTTGTATCAACTACTGTAATGAAAAACTACAGCAGTTTTTCAATGAGAGGATTCTCAAGGAG GAACAAGTTCTGTACGAGAGAGAAGGactaaatgtaaagaaaatcactTGGACTGATAACCAGGATTGTATAG AACTGATTGAGATGAAGGCCAATGGAATCTTTGACCTCCTGGATGAGGAGAGTAAACTGCCCACCCCCAAACCCGAGCACTTCACCATGGAGGTTCACAACCGCAACAAATCTCACTTCAGACTCAGT TTGCCCAGAAAATCGAAGTTAAAAATGCACCGTGACGTGCGCGATGACGAGGGCTTCCTGATTCGTCACTTTGCGGGGGCAGTCTGTTACCACACC ACTTTGTTCATAGAGAAGAATAACGATGCTCTCCACGCGTCGCTGGAGTTCCTGATACAGGACAGCTCCAACAAGATGCTGAAGACCATGTTTGAAGGGATCCAGGTCTCCTCCGGAAAACTCAACTTCATCAGCGTCGGCAGCAAGTTCCGCTCCCAGCTGCAAACCCTGATGGAGAAACTCAAGAGCACG GGAACAAATTTCATCAGGTGTATCAAGCCCAACTTGAAGATGGTGGATCACCTGTTTGAGGGGGGACAGATTCTTAGTCAGCTCGAGTGTTCAG GTATGGGCTCCGTGCTGGAGCTGATGCAGCAGGGGTTCCCGTCCCGTACCCAGTTCTCGGACCTCTACAACATGTACAAGAAGTATATGCCGGCCGATATAGCTCGTCTGGACCCCAGGCTCTTCTGTAAA GCTCTTTTTAAAGCTTTGGGATTAAATGAAAATGAGTTCAAGTTCGGTCTGACCAAGGTCTTTTTCCGTCCCGGAAAGTTTGCCGAGTTTGACCAAATTATGAAAAGCGACCCTGAGAATCTGGCGATGCTGGTTAAGAAAGTGAAGCGATGGCTGCTGTGTTCTCGCTGGAAAAAAGCGCAGTGGGGAGCCCTGTCCGTTATCAAAT TAAAGAACAAGATCCTGTGGAGGAGAGGCCAGATCATCACGCTTCAGAAGACGGTCCGCATGTGGAGGGATGTCAGGAGGTTCAAACCTAA GTATGAGATGATAGTCCAGGTGAAACAGTCCCAGGGACAGCTATCTCGCATGGAAGAGATCATCAGTCAGCTGAAGAAGGAAAAAGAAACTGCCACAAAACAGGCCAAGCTGATCGAGAAAGCTCTACAAGACTTCATTCACAAGATCAGA ACAACGAACATGTCGGCGGACGAGATGCAGAGGACTATGAACCACCTGCTGAGTCAGATGGACCAGACGTTCCAAGATCTGAGGAAGAAACTGGAGCAGGAGAAGACCAAGGCAGAGCAGGAGCGCCTCAGGAAGATACAG GAAGAGATGGAGAGAGAAAAGAAGCGCAAGGAAGAAGAGGAGAGAAGGAAGAAACAGGAAGAGGAAGACAGGAAACT GAAAGCAGAGATGGAAGCAAAACGAAAGAAGGAAGAGgaggaaagaaagaaaagggaagaagaagaaaagaaacaGAAG GCACTTATATCAGCACAGCTGGAGAAAGAGAAGGAGGATAACAGGCGAAG acAGGAGATCTTGGAGCAAGAGCGACGTGATCGTGAGTTGGCGCTGCGTCTTGCGTCAGAAGATCAGAACGAGGTTGAGGATGTGGTCGTCCCACCGCTACAGAG CACTGGGGACAGTAAAAA atCTGAGGAGGTTCGAGCCACACGGGCCGCTGCTCTCCAGAAGAAATATGATCTCTCCAAGTGGAAGTATGCTGAGCTGAGAGATGCTATAAACACATCTTGTG ACATTGAGCTGTTGGATGCATGTAGAGAGGAATTCCATCGAAGACTAAAGGTGTACCATTCCTGGAAACAAAAGAACAAGAAGAAGTCTGATGAGAGAGGAGAAGAAAGGGCCCCAGAGAGTGTTCTAACTAATG CATCTGAGTCGCGTCTGGCCCCCAAACAAGGTGCTCCCACCACAGACAACCAGCAGAGGTTTTTCCGAATTCCGTTTGCCCGCCCCTCAGACGAGTTCCGTGATGACCCAACCCACAAGAAGCATGGTCAGTGGTACGCCCACTTTGACGGTCAGTACATCGCCCGTCAGATGGAGCTGTACCCAGACAAGAATCCACTGCTGTTAGTCGCAG GTGTCCATGATCTACAAATGTGTGAGTTGAGTTTGGATGAGACAGGACTCACTCGTAAGAAGGGAGCTGAAATCCTGGGCAAAGATTTTGAGGCCGAGTGGAACAAATACGGCGGGCGAGAACTCCTGAAAAGCTGTGGAAACCGCATGTCCTCGACTTTCCTCCAAAAACGTCTTGGAGTTGTTAGGAAGTGA